In the genome of Rhodamnia argentea isolate NSW1041297 chromosome 3, ASM2092103v1, whole genome shotgun sequence, one region contains:
- the LOC115727859 gene encoding tobamovirus multiplication protein 1-like isoform X2, which translates to MTRRGAPRLPPSMEALALAWDWWDEIDESTRWQDAIFYSLCGAYALVAAVALIQLVRIELRVPEYGWTTQKVLTLVLLDLPGLLFFSTYTLLVLFWAEIYHQARSLPSDKLKIFYISINGAMYFIQVCIWIYLWIDDNSVVEFIGKIFIAVISIIAALGFLLYGGRLFAMLRRFPIESKGRRKKLHEVGSVTAICFTCFIIRCSVVLLSAFDSDASLDVLDHPILNMLYYMLVEILPSALVLYILRKLPPKRISAQHHPIR; encoded by the exons ATGACGAGGAGGGGAGCGCCGAGGCTGCCGCCTTCAATGGAAGCGCTCGCTCTCGCGTGGGATTGGTGGGACGAGATCGACGAATCGACTCGGTGGCAGGACGCGATCTTCTACTCCCTCTGCGGCGCTTACGCTCTTGTTGCCGCCGTCGCTCTg ATTCAGCTGGTTAGGATCGAGTTGAGAGTGCCCGAATATGGTTGGACGACACAAAAG GTGTTAACTTTGGTTCTTTTGGATCTTCCTGGACTTCTGTTTTTCTCTACTTACACTCTCTTAGTTCTGTTTTGGGCCGAGATATATCACCAG GCGAGAAGTTTACCATCGGATAAGCTGAAGATATTTTATATATCTATAAATGGTGCTATGTACTTTATACAG GTTTGCATCTGGATTTATCTGTGGATAGACGACAACAGTGTTGTGGAATTTATTGGGAAGATATTTATTGCAG TTATCTCAATAATAGCTGCATTGGGTTTCTTATTATATGGGGGAAG ATTATTTGCCATGCTAAGGCGTTTTCCTATTGAATCTaaagggaggaggaaaaagcTTCACGAG GTTGGATCTGTGACAGCTATATGCTTCACCTGTTTCATAATCAGGTGTTCGGTG GTTCTTCTATCAGCTTTTGATTCAGACGCATCACTCGATGTTTTGGATCATCCAATTTTGAATATGTTGTACTACATG CTAGTTGAGATCCTGCCTTCTGCTTTAGTCCTCTACATCCTACGCAAGCTGCCTCCTAAGAGGATATCGGCCCAACATCACCCCATCCGATAG
- the LOC115727860 gene encoding derlin-2.2, translated as MAQAVEEWYKQMPIITRSYLTAAIVTTIGCSLEIISPYNLYLNPRLVFKQYQLWRLVTNFLYFRKMDLDFLFHMFFLARYCKLLEENSFRGRTADFFYMLLFGASVLTGIVLIGGMVPYVSESFAKIIFLSNSLTFMMVYVWSKQNPFIHMSFLGLFTFTAAYLPWVLLGFSVLVGASAWVDLLGMIAGHAYYFLEDVYPRMTGRRPLRTPSFIKVLFADEAVVVTRPAAVRFAAPPAEEAHQD; from the exons ATGGCTCAAGCAGTGGAGGAATGGTATAAGCAGATGCCCATCATCACTCGCTCCTACCTCACCGCCGCAATCGTCACCACCATCGGTTGCTCTCTCGAG ATAATATCACCTTATAACCTTTACTTGAATCCAAGGCTTGTGTTCAAGCAATATCAGTTATGGCGCCTCGTCACCAATTTCCTGTACTTCCGCAAGATGG ATCTGGACTTCTTATTCCACATGTTCTTTCTTGCTCGGTACTGCAAGCTTCTTGAAGAGAATTCTTTTAGGGGAAGGACAGCTGATTTCTTTTACATGCTCTTATTTGGCGCCTCTGTGTTAACTGGAATCGTTCTTATTGGAGGAATGGTCCCTTATGTATCAgaatcatttgcaaaaattatATTTCTTAGCAACTCACTGACTTTCATGATG GTTTATGTGTGGAGCAAGCAAAATCCTTTTATCCATATGAGTTTCTTGGGTCTCTTTACATTTACAGCAGCTTACCTACCATGG GTTCTTCTGGGATTTTCAGTCCTTGTAGGTGCAAGTGCTTGGGTGGATTTATTG GGAATGATAGCTGGTCATGCCTACTACTTTCTTGAAGACGTGTATCCACGGATGACTGGTCGTCGGCCCCTAAGAACCCCGTCATTTATCAAGGTCCTATTTGCTGATGAGGCTGTTGTGGTTACACGGCCAGCGGCCGTGAGATTCGCTGCCCCTCCTGCTGAGGAAGCTCACCAAGACTGA
- the LOC115727859 gene encoding tobamovirus multiplication protein 1-like isoform X1 produces the protein MTRRGAPRLPPSMEALALAWDWWDEIDESTRWQDAIFYSLCGAYALVAAVALIQLVRIELRVPEYGWTTQKVFHLMNFVVNGVRALVFAFHTQVFALHPKVLTLVLLDLPGLLFFSTYTLLVLFWAEIYHQARSLPSDKLKIFYISINGAMYFIQVCIWIYLWIDDNSVVEFIGKIFIAVISIIAALGFLLYGGRLFAMLRRFPIESKGRRKKLHEVGSVTAICFTCFIIRCSVVLLSAFDSDASLDVLDHPILNMLYYMLVEILPSALVLYILRKLPPKRISAQHHPIR, from the exons ATGACGAGGAGGGGAGCGCCGAGGCTGCCGCCTTCAATGGAAGCGCTCGCTCTCGCGTGGGATTGGTGGGACGAGATCGACGAATCGACTCGGTGGCAGGACGCGATCTTCTACTCCCTCTGCGGCGCTTACGCTCTTGTTGCCGCCGTCGCTCTg ATTCAGCTGGTTAGGATCGAGTTGAGAGTGCCCGAATATGGTTGGACGACACAAAAGGTTTTCCATCTCATGAACTTTGTAGTCAATGGAG TACGTGCTCTTGTATTTGCATTCCATACTCAAGTATTTGCGTTGCATCCAAAG GTGTTAACTTTGGTTCTTTTGGATCTTCCTGGACTTCTGTTTTTCTCTACTTACACTCTCTTAGTTCTGTTTTGGGCCGAGATATATCACCAG GCGAGAAGTTTACCATCGGATAAGCTGAAGATATTTTATATATCTATAAATGGTGCTATGTACTTTATACAG GTTTGCATCTGGATTTATCTGTGGATAGACGACAACAGTGTTGTGGAATTTATTGGGAAGATATTTATTGCAG TTATCTCAATAATAGCTGCATTGGGTTTCTTATTATATGGGGGAAG ATTATTTGCCATGCTAAGGCGTTTTCCTATTGAATCTaaagggaggaggaaaaagcTTCACGAG GTTGGATCTGTGACAGCTATATGCTTCACCTGTTTCATAATCAGGTGTTCGGTG GTTCTTCTATCAGCTTTTGATTCAGACGCATCACTCGATGTTTTGGATCATCCAATTTTGAATATGTTGTACTACATG CTAGTTGAGATCCTGCCTTCTGCTTTAGTCCTCTACATCCTACGCAAGCTGCCTCCTAAGAGGATATCGGCCCAACATCACCCCATCCGATAG
- the LOC115727857 gene encoding UPF0051 protein ABCI8, chloroplastic, whose protein sequence is MASLLGISSRFAASQSPSDSPRFSKGFAPRIDNLKPSRPKPSKDRRSRGFFSVRADVGYQTRPDAGNPPSTSTSAPTYDEKVAQILRFNDYNKKYGFNVDIDSFSIPKGLSRETVHLISELKEEPGWMLEFRLNAFDKFLKLKEPNWSDNAYPKINFQDMCYYSAPKKKPTLNSLDEADPELVKYFDRLGIPLNERNRLANVAVDAVLDSVSIATTHRETLKKAGVIFCSISEAIKEYPDLVRKYLGRVVPSEDNYYAALNSAVFSDGSFCYIPKDTKCPMQISTYFRINAMETGQFERTLIVAEDRSFVEYLEGCTAPSYDRNQLHAAVVELYCAEGAEIKYSTVQNWYAGDEEGNGGIYNFVTKRGLCAGNRSKISWTQVETGSAITWKYPSVVLEGDDTVGEFYSVALTNNHQQADTGTKMIHKGKNTRSRIISKGISVGFSRNCYRGLVQVQSKAENARNSSQCDSMLIGDKAAANTYPYIQVKNPTARVEHEASTSKIGEDQLFYFQQRGIDYEKAMAAMISGFCRDVFNELPDEFGAEVHQLMSLKLEGSVG, encoded by the exons ATGGCGTCCCTGCTCGGCATCTCCTCCCGCTTCGCCGCCTCTCAGTCTCCCTCCGATTCGCCAAGATTCTCCAAAGGGTTCGCCCCACGGATCGACAACCTCAAGCCCTCGCGCCCGAAGCCCTCGAAGGACCGCAGGAGCCGCGGCTTCTTCAGTGTCCGAGCCGACGTGGGCTACCAGACGAGGCCCGACGCAGGTAACCCTCCCTCCACCTCGACTTCGGCTCCCACCTACGATGAGAAAGTCGCTCAGATTCTGAGGTTTAACGATTACAACAAGAAGTATGGGTTCAACGTGGACATAGATTCGTTCTCGATCCCTAAGGGGCTTTCTAGGGAGACCGTTCATTTGATTTCCGAGCTCAAGGAGGAGCCCGGTTGGATGCTTGAGTTCAGGTTGAATGCTTTCGATAAGTTCTTGAAACTGAAGGAGCCCAATTGGTCGGACAACGCTTACCCGAAGATAAATTTCCAGGATATGTGTTACTATTCAGCTCCTAAGAAGAAACCCACCTTGAATAGCTTGGACGAGGCCGACCCGGAATTGGTCAAGTATTTCGATAGATTGGGTATCCCTTTGAACGAAAGGAACCGGCTTGCCAATGTCGCGGTCGACGCGGTTCTTGATAGCGTCTCCATTGCGACCACGCACAGGGAGACGCTGAAGAAGGCTGGTGTGATTTTCTGTTCGATATCTGAGGCGATTAAGGAGTATCCGGATCTTGTCAGGAAGTATTTGGGGAGAGTCGTGCCTAGCGAGGATAACTACTATGCTGCTTTGAATTCTGCAGTGTTTAGTGATGGGTCGTTTTGTTACATACCTAAGGACACGAAGTGCCCGATGCAGATTTCGACGTATTTTAGGATAAACGCGATGGAGACTGGGCAATTTGAGAGGACTCTGATAGTGGCGGAGGACCGAAGTTTTGTGGAGTATTTGGAGGGGTGTACCGCTCCGTCTTATGATCGGAATCAGCTACATGCTGCTGTGGTGGAGTTGTATTGTGCTGAGGGCGCGGAGATCAAGTACTCCACGGTGCAGAACTGGTATGCTGGGGATGAGGAAGGGAATGGAGGGATCTACAATTTTGTCACAAAGAGGGGCCTTTGCGCGGGGAATCGCTCGAAGATTTCTTGGACACAGGTGGAGACAGGGTCGGCCATTACATGGAAGTACCCAAGTGTAGTTTTGGAGGGTGATGATACTGTGGGTGAGTTTTATTCTGTAGCATTGACTAATAATCATCAGCAGGCTGATACAGGAACAAAGATGATACACAAGGGGAAGAATACGCGAAGTAGAATTATTTCGAAGGGTATTTCGGTTGGATTCTCGAGAAATTGCTATAGGGGGCTTGTTCAGGTTCAGTCAAAGGCGGAAAATGCCCGAAATTCTTCACAATGTGATTCCATGCTCATTGGTGACAAAGCTGCTGCCAACACCTATCCGTATATCCAG GTAAAAAATCCCACGGCTCGCGTTGAGCATGAGGCCAGTACCTCAAAGATTGGTGAGGACCAGCTATTCTACTTCCAGCAGAGGGGTATCGACTACGAGAAAGCGATGGCCGCCATGATCTCCGGTTTTTGCCGCGACGTATTCAACGAGCTCCCCGATGAGTTCGGTGCCGAGGTGCACCAACTCATGAGCTTGAAGCTCGAGGGATCGGTGGGTTAG